One genomic segment of Ancylobacter sp. IITR112 includes these proteins:
- a CDS encoding alpha/beta fold hydrolase: protein MEVAEAVPELLPTSRLMEGFTFQRIRTRGAEINVATAGEGPPLLLIHGNPLTLVSWHKVAPSLARDFTVVAIDMRGYGDSSKPDGGEDHSGYSFRTIGEDAFEVMDALGHQRFAVAGHDRGARVGFRMCLDRPERITRYAALDIVPTHHVLNNITLGWARESYHWFFMAQKAPFPENLLGADLDYYMRYKLNKKGVGLEIFTPEAMAEYIRCATREQIHAVCEDYRATITVDLDMDTADYGTRKIACPTLVIWGTNSHCGRHFKPVEAWSEWADDLVGLPVPTGHYPAEHRPDLVYAAFYRFFRGEKVT, encoded by the coding sequence ATGGAAGTCGCCGAAGCCGTTCCCGAACTCCTGCCCACCTCACGGCTGATGGAGGGCTTCACCTTCCAGCGCATCAGGACGCGGGGTGCGGAGATCAATGTCGCCACCGCCGGCGAAGGCCCGCCTCTGCTGCTCATCCATGGCAACCCCCTCACGCTTGTGAGCTGGCACAAGGTGGCGCCTTCGCTGGCGCGGGATTTCACTGTCGTTGCCATCGACATGCGCGGCTATGGCGACAGCTCCAAGCCCGATGGCGGCGAGGACCATTCCGGCTATTCCTTCCGCACCATCGGCGAGGATGCGTTCGAGGTGATGGACGCGCTCGGCCATCAGCGCTTCGCCGTCGCCGGCCATGATCGCGGTGCCCGTGTCGGCTTCCGCATGTGCCTTGACCGGCCCGAGCGCATCACCCGTTATGCCGCGCTCGACATCGTGCCGACGCATCACGTGCTGAACAACATCACGCTCGGCTGGGCGCGCGAGAGCTATCACTGGTTCTTCATGGCGCAGAAGGCGCCCTTCCCGGAAAATCTCCTCGGCGCCGATCTCGACTATTACATGCGCTACAAGCTCAACAAGAAGGGCGTCGGGCTGGAGATCTTCACCCCCGAGGCGATGGCGGAATATATTCGTTGCGCCACCAGAGAGCAGATACACGCCGTCTGCGAGGATTACCGCGCCACCATCACCGTCGACCTCGACATGGACACGGCGGACTATGGCACGCGCAAGATCGCCTGCCCGACATTGGTGATCTGGGGCACCAACAGCCATTGCGGCCGCCATTTCAAGCCGGTGGAAGCGTGGTCGGAATGGGCGGACGATCTCGTCGGCCTTCCCGTCCCGACC
- a CDS encoding DUF2892 domain-containing protein — protein MTRNIGPVDKALRVVLGLVLLSLLFVLEGDLRWLGLIGLVPLLTALIGNCPLYSVLGISTCPSPGRK, from the coding sequence ATGACCCGCAATATCGGACCCGTCGACAAGGCTCTTCGCGTCGTTCTCGGCCTCGTGCTGCTGTCGCTGCTTTTCGTGCTGGAAGGCGATCTGCGCTGGCTCGGCCTCATCGGCCTCGTGCCGCTGCTAACGGCGTTGATCGGCAATTGCCCGCTCTATTCCGTGCTTGGCATCTCCACCTGCCCGTCGCCCGGGCGCAAGTGA
- a CDS encoding ArsR/SmtB family transcription factor, translated as MLDTLSDEAAAMKARVGEASAFLKTLSNPDRLLVACALVAGERSVRELEDLLGIRQPGLSQQIAGLRAAGLITGRKEGKQVFYRLADPRVETFITTMHALFCAPAADSLDTET; from the coding sequence ATGCTCGACACGCTTTCTGACGAGGCCGCCGCGATGAAGGCCCGGGTGGGGGAGGCCTCGGCCTTTCTCAAGACCCTGTCCAATCCCGACCGGCTTCTGGTCGCCTGCGCGCTGGTCGCCGGCGAGCGTTCGGTGCGCGAACTCGAAGATCTGCTCGGCATCCGCCAGCCCGGCCTGTCGCAGCAGATCGCCGGCTTGCGCGCTGCCGGGCTGATCACGGGGCGGAAGGAGGGCAAGCAGGTGTTCTACCGGCTTGCCGACCCGCGTGTGGAGACCTTCATCACCACGATGCATGCCCTGTTCTGTGCGCCCGCCGCTGACAGCCTGGACACCGAAACATGA
- a CDS encoding YeeE/YedE family protein — MTTFTPLASFLGGILIGLSAVLMLLAEGRIAGISGIASRLFPPYADRGFAGRLAFIAGLVAAPLLYAALTGAAVLQTVSSNLVLMAVAGLLVGFGSVWGSGCTSGHGVCGLARLSRRSLVAIGIFMLAGFATVFIMRHLIGG; from the coding sequence ATGACCACCTTCACACCGCTTGCCTCCTTTCTCGGCGGCATCCTCATCGGGCTGAGTGCCGTGCTGATGTTGCTGGCGGAAGGCCGCATCGCCGGCATCAGCGGCATCGCCAGCCGGCTGTTTCCGCCCTATGCCGACCGAGGCTTCGCCGGCCGGCTCGCCTTCATCGCCGGGCTGGTCGCCGCCCCGCTGCTCTACGCCGCGCTGACCGGCGCGGCGGTGCTGCAGACGGTGTCGTCCAATCTTGTGCTGATGGCGGTGGCCGGCCTGCTGGTCGGCTTCGGCTCGGTCTGGGGATCAGGCTGCACTTCGGGCCATGGCGTGTGCGGGCTGGCGCGCCTGTCGCGCCGCTCGCTGGTCGCCATCGGCATCTTCATGCTGGCGGGCTTTGCCACCGTCTTCATCATGCGTCACCTGATCGGAGGCTGA
- a CDS encoding DUF6691 family protein: protein MSILVNLGLGLLFGLGLIVSGMSNPAKVLNFLDLFGTFDPSLAFVMGGAVMVAFLGFRLVLMREAPLMAPRFQLPTRTDIDARLLVGPALFGIGWGLGGFCPGPAFTALGLAAPGTLVFIPAMLAGMWAARLIAERRNG, encoded by the coding sequence ATGTCGATCCTGGTCAATCTCGGCCTCGGCCTGCTGTTCGGCCTCGGCCTCATCGTCTCCGGCATGAGCAATCCGGCCAAGGTGCTGAATTTCCTCGACCTGTTCGGAACCTTCGATCCCTCGCTCGCCTTCGTCATGGGCGGGGCGGTGATGGTCGCCTTTCTCGGCTTCCGGCTCGTGCTGATGCGCGAGGCCCCGCTGATGGCGCCGCGCTTCCAATTGCCGACGCGCACCGATATCGACGCGCGGCTGCTCGTCGGCCCGGCGCTGTTCGGCATCGGCTGGGGGCTGGGCGGCTTCTGTCCCGGCCCGGCCTTCACCGCGCTCGGCCTTGCGGCGCCGGGGACTCTCGTCTTCATTCCCGCCATGCTGGCAGGAATGTGGGCGGCCCGCCTGATCGCCGAAAGGCGGAACGGTTAG
- the tehA gene encoding dicarboxylate transporter/tellurite-resistance protein TehA, whose protein sequence is MPLVPVSFFGMVLGLCGLGGSWRAAHQLWGAPALIGEAIMAAGALVWAVLLLLYVLKWVLARAAALAELGHPVQSGFVGLAGVATLLVSVAAAPYARGLAVALLLAGAAFTVGFGIWRTGALWRGERDPATATPVMYLPLVAGSFVTGTACGVLGFSDWGQLAFGAGLFSWLAMESVLLNRFQHGAALAPAQRPTLGIQLAPPVVGAVTYLSVNAGGPDIFARALLGYGLLQLLLIARLLPWILRQPPSPAYWAFTFGLTALATASLQLVVRGETGALAMLAPFLLALATGVVALTSAHSLWQLLRGRLLPKAP, encoded by the coding sequence GTGCCGCTCGTTCCCGTGTCCTTCTTCGGCATGGTGCTGGGTCTTTGCGGGCTGGGTGGAAGCTGGCGCGCGGCGCATCAGCTCTGGGGCGCGCCCGCCCTCATCGGCGAGGCGATCATGGCGGCCGGTGCCCTGGTCTGGGCGGTGTTGCTGCTGCTCTATGTGCTGAAATGGGTGCTGGCGCGCGCGGCGGCGCTGGCCGAGCTCGGGCACCCCGTGCAGTCCGGTTTTGTCGGGCTGGCCGGGGTGGCGACGCTGCTGGTGAGCGTCGCGGCGGCGCCCTATGCGCGTGGCCTCGCCGTGGCGCTGCTGCTGGCGGGCGCCGCCTTCACCGTCGGCTTCGGCATCTGGCGCACCGGTGCCCTATGGCGCGGCGAGCGCGACCCCGCCACAGCGACGCCCGTCATGTACCTGCCGCTGGTGGCGGGGAGCTTCGTCACCGGCACCGCCTGCGGCGTGCTCGGCTTCAGCGATTGGGGCCAGCTTGCCTTCGGCGCCGGCCTGTTTTCCTGGCTCGCCATGGAATCGGTGCTGTTGAATCGCTTCCAGCACGGGGCGGCGCTGGCGCCGGCCCAGCGGCCGACGCTGGGCATCCAGCTTGCCCCGCCGGTGGTGGGGGCGGTGACCTATCTCAGCGTCAACGCCGGTGGGCCCGACATTTTCGCCCGGGCGCTGCTCGGCTATGGGCTGCTGCAATTGCTGCTGATCGCCCGGCTGCTGCCATGGATCCTGCGCCAGCCGCCCTCGCCGGCCTATTGGGCCTTCACCTTCGGCCTGACGGCGCTGGCCACGGCGAGCCTGCAACTGGTGGTGCGCGGGGAAACCGGCGCGCTGGCGATGCTGGCGCCGTTCCTGCTGGCGCTGGCGACGGGGGTGGTCGCGCTCACCTCCGCGCACAGCCTCTGGCAATTGCTGCGCGGTCGGCTGCTGCCCAAGGCACCGTGA
- a CDS encoding HAD-IA family hydrolase: MRPALLIFDCDGVLIDSELLAARALIDALAGHGVAVDLGFVARHFIGRAQGAIRTEVTARFGVELPGDFEEAYRHRLLASFEAGLKPVAGAVEALAALDVPFCLATSSSPPRLAASLRLVGLERVFAGRAFTAAEVARGKPAPDLFLHAAARMGAAPASCVVVEDSAPGVMAGLAAGMEVWHFTGGGHFAAMDLPLPAGTLPHRHFDSFASLRAARADLFHAPAGAADPTPA; encoded by the coding sequence ATGCGGCCCGCGCTTCTCATTTTCGACTGCGACGGCGTGCTGATCGACAGCGAGCTGCTCGCTGCCCGCGCGCTGATCGACGCGCTTGCCGGTCACGGCGTCGCCGTCGACCTGGGTTTTGTCGCGCGCCATTTCATCGGCCGGGCGCAGGGCGCGATCCGCACCGAGGTGACGGCACGTTTCGGCGTTGAACTGCCTGGGGACTTCGAGGAGGCCTATCGCCACCGGCTGCTCGCCTCCTTCGAGGCTGGCCTCAAGCCTGTCGCGGGCGCGGTCGAGGCGCTGGCCGCGCTCGATGTGCCGTTCTGCCTCGCCACTTCGTCGAGCCCGCCGCGCCTTGCCGCCTCGCTCCGTCTCGTCGGGCTCGAGCGCGTATTTGCCGGTCGGGCCTTCACCGCCGCCGAGGTCGCGCGCGGCAAGCCGGCGCCGGACCTGTTCCTGCATGCCGCCGCGCGGATGGGCGCGGCGCCGGCATCGTGCGTGGTGGTGGAAGACAGTGCGCCGGGGGTGATGGCGGGGCTTGCCGCCGGCATGGAGGTTTGGCATTTCACCGGCGGCGGGCATTTCGCCGCGATGGACCTGCCCTTGCCCGCCGGAACCCTGCCTCACCGGCACTTCGACAGCTTCGCCTCGCTGCGGGCGGCGAGGGCCGACCTTTTTCACGCGCCGGCCGGCGCCGCGGACCCGACACCAGCATGA
- a CDS encoding sugar-binding transcriptional regulator: protein MTSEPEASIDDQAARAAWLYYVGGLTQDQIAAEMGLSRQRAQRLVSRAVAAGLIHVRLNHHLASCVELEAALRARFGLVRCRVMPALGPSRDPVRSIAPAAAEEMERVLAEGTSRVIALGTGRALRGMVDALGPAEAPQHRLVSLLGNIALDGSASYFEVIMRLAEKVRAPHYPMPVPVLVDTVEENRTLQSLGVVRKVRGLAQAADVTFVGVGQMSEDAPLLTDGFLTPEELHEIQNAGAAGEVAGWIYDRQGRYLDLALNARLTGVRVEIATPERPVIGIAAGAAKITALRAALTSGIINGLVTDEPTAAGILAG from the coding sequence ATGACCAGCGAGCCCGAAGCCTCGATTGACGACCAGGCCGCCCGCGCCGCCTGGCTCTATTATGTCGGCGGGCTGACGCAGGACCAGATCGCCGCCGAGATGGGGCTGTCGCGCCAGCGGGCACAGCGCCTCGTCAGCCGGGCGGTGGCGGCGGGGCTGATCCATGTGCGGCTCAACCATCATCTGGCGAGCTGTGTCGAGCTGGAAGCGGCGCTGCGCGCGCGGTTCGGGCTGGTGCGCTGCCGGGTGATGCCGGCCCTCGGGCCTTCCCGCGATCCGGTGCGTTCCATCGCGCCGGCGGCGGCGGAGGAAATGGAGCGGGTGCTGGCGGAAGGCACCTCGCGTGTCATCGCGCTCGGCACCGGGCGGGCGCTGCGCGGCATGGTCGACGCGCTGGGGCCGGCGGAAGCGCCGCAGCACCGGCTGGTCTCACTGCTCGGCAATATCGCGCTGGACGGCTCGGCCTCCTATTTCGAGGTCATCATGCGCCTCGCCGAGAAGGTGCGGGCGCCGCATTACCCGATGCCGGTGCCCGTTCTCGTCGACACGGTGGAGGAAAACCGAACGCTGCAGTCGCTCGGCGTCGTGCGCAAGGTGCGCGGGCTGGCGCAGGCGGCGGACGTGACCTTTGTCGGCGTCGGCCAGATGAGCGAGGACGCGCCGCTGCTGACCGACGGCTTCCTTACCCCCGAGGAACTGCACGAGATCCAGAACGCCGGCGCGGCGGGCGAGGTGGCGGGGTGGATCTATGACCGCCAGGGCCGCTATCTCGACCTGGCGCTCAATGCCCGCCTCACCGGGGTGCGGGTGGAGATCGCCACGCCCGAGCGGCCGGTGATCGGCATCGCCGCGGGGGCGGCGAAGATTACGGCGCTGCGGGCGGCGCTGACCTCCGGCATCATCAACGGCCTCGTCACCGACGAGCCCACCGCGGCCGGGATTCTCGCGGGATAA